Proteins from one Rhineura floridana isolate rRhiFlo1 chromosome 16, rRhiFlo1.hap2, whole genome shotgun sequence genomic window:
- the LOC133371104 gene encoding coagulation factor IX-like, giving the protein MANSFFAVVICLLGWCLYAKCAVFINQEEASAILHRHKRYNTGRLEEMVRGNLERECIEETCSYEEAREVFENDEKTMEFWKVYLDGDQCEPNPCVNGGRCQDDISNYLCWCPAGYEGRNCELDATCSTKNGGCKQLCRNSPEGIAICSCVPGYKLKEDRRSCEPTVPFPCGKITAPEAVKKHTRSHNTFDNWLSTNTTDDLEEESGDNATQIISKTAIITRVVGGMDSRKGEVPWQVYLLSPEQKGFCGGSIVNERWIITAAHCLEFVPHTVVAGEHNVDTKDGTEQYRRVARVIPHPTYNATNKYHNDIALLELDSPLELNHYVTPICIADKEFTNSLLRNGLGSVSGWGKLTFQGREASILQVLKIRYVDRPTCLRSTRFTILANMFCAGDPNDAKDTCQGDSGGPYATDIEDTWFLTGITSWGEQCAQKGKYGVYTRVSKYTKWIRNTTRIVVN; this is encoded by the exons ATGGCAAACAGCTTCTTTGCGGTCGTCATTTGTCTCCTGGGATGGTGTCTCTACGCGAAATGTGCAG TTTTTATAAACCAGGAAGAAGCCAGCGCCATTTTGCACCGACATAAACGGTACAATACTGGACGCCTGGAAGAAATGGTCCGAGGAAACCTGGAGCGTGAATGCATCGAAGAAACATGCAGCTATGAGGAAGCAAGAGAAGTCTTTGAAAACGATGAGAAAACG ATGGAATTCTGGAAGGTATACCTTG ATGGAGACCAATGTGAGCCAAACCCTTGTGTGAACGGAGGACGGTGTCAAGATGATATCAGTAACTATCTATGTTGGTGCCCAGCCGGGTATGAAGGAAGGAATTGTGAATTAG ATGCTACTTGCTCCACAAAAAATGGGGGTTGCAAACAGCTTTGTAGGAACAGCCCAGAAGGGATAGCAATCTGTTCCTGTGTTCCTGGATATAAGCTTAAGGAGGACCGGAGGAGTTGTGAACCGACAG TGCCCTTTCCGTGTGGAAAAATCACAGCTCCAGAGGCAGTGAAGAAACACACCCGTTCACACAACACGTTTGACAACTGGTTGTCCACCAACACTACTGATGACCTTGAAGAAGAGTCGGGAGACAATGCCACTCAGATTATTTCCAAGACAGCAATCATTACTCGAGTGGTTGGTGGCATGGACAGCAGGAAAGGGGAAGTTCCTTGGCAG GTTTATTTGCTCAGCCCCGAGCAGAAAGGATTCTGTGGAGGCTCGATTGTCAATGAAAGATGGATCATCACTGCCGCACATTGCCTTGAGTTCGTGCCCCACACTGTTGTGGCAG GTGAGCATAATGTGGACACTAAGGACGGCACAGAACAATACCGTCGGGTGGCAAGGGTGATCCCTCACCCCACATACAATGCAACCAACAAGTACCACAATGACATTGCCCTTCTTGAACTGGATTCCCCCCTGGAACTCAACCATTATGTCACTCCTATCTGCATCGCGGACAAAGAGTTCACAAACAGCCTTCTCAGAAACGGCTTGGGCAGCGTGAGCGGCTGGGGAAAGCTGACGTTCCAGGGGAGAGAGGCTAGCATTCTCCAGGTTCTGAAAATCCGGTACGTTGACCGGCCAACCTGTTTGAGGAGCACCAGGTTCACCATCTTGGCAAACATGTTCTGTGCTGGCGACCCAAATGATGCAAAGGATACCTGCCAAGGAGACAGCGGAGGCCCTTACGCCACAGACATTGAAGACACCTGGTTCCTAACTGGGATAACCAGCTGGGGGGAGCAGTGTGCCCAAAAGGGGAAATATGGGGTCTACACCCGAGTTTCAAAATACACGAAGTGGATAAGAAACACGACGCGGATTGTTGTAAATTAA